A single genomic interval of Nerophis lumbriciformis linkage group LG17, RoL_Nlum_v2.1, whole genome shotgun sequence harbors:
- the LOC133614505 gene encoding claudin-4-like, producing MPSAGLEILGVTFAVLGWSLSIASCALPMWRVSAFIGVNIVTAQTTWEGIWINCVVQSTGQMQCKIHDSMLALSGDLQAARALTIISIVVGLVGLLMAMMGAKCTNCVEEERAKARVMIAAGAAFLLASLTQLIPVSWSAHTIILEFYNPAIPESQKREIGSALYLGWAAAAFLLSGGVILCSSCPAQSEKRYGPPSKIMYPPTRSMPPSGYEQRNYV from the coding sequence ATGCCTTCAGCGGGACTGGAGATACTCGGAGTGACGTTTGCCGTCCTGGGATGGAGCTTGTCCATTGCGTCCTGCGCTCTGCCCATGTGGAGAGTGTCCGCCTTCATCGGGGTCAACATCGTGACGGCCCAGACCACCTGGGAGGGCATTTGGATAAACTGCGTGGTCCAGAGCACGGGTCAGATGCAGTGTAAAATCCACGACTCCATGTTGGCTCTAAGCGGGGACCTCCAGGCCGCCCGCGCTCTCACCATCATCTCCATCGTGGTGGGCCTTGTGGGCCTCCTGATGGCCATGATGGGCGCCAAGTGCACCAACTGCGTGGAGGAGGAGCGGGCGAAAGCGCGGGTGATGATCGCGGCCGGGGCGGCGTTCCTCTTGGCCTCTCTGACCCAGCTCATCCCGGTGTCGTGGTCGGCGCACACCATCATCCTGGAGTTCTACAATCCCGCCATCCCCGAGTCCCAGAAGAGAGAAATCGGATCGGCTCTTTACTTGGGGTGGGCCGCGGCGGCCTTTCTGCTCAGCGGCGGCGTCATCCTGTGCTCCAGCTGCCCCGCTCAGTCCGAGAAAAGGTACGGGCCTCCGTCAAAGATCATGTACCCCCCGACCAGATCCATGCCCCCCAGCGGCTATGAGCAGAGGAACTATGTCTGA